The genomic stretch GAGCCTGAACCTCCATCACTCCTAAAGCTGCTCTTGTCCAGCCTGCAAACCACGATGCACTTGCAGGACAAGTAGGCTACTGGGGGCTTGTTGGAGACTTAAAAACCTTCAATCTGCAGAGCTACCAAAGCAACAACAATTTGACAATGTAGAAGACTTGCAACATTCTTTTCCCCAACATTACTTGTTTAATTACCATTTTTGCACCAGTACATCTTatgctttatatacatatatctttaatttttgcttcttcagcttttcaaataCATAATATATTATCTCCAGAATACTAATTAAGACAGAACACAGAATAAGAGGCTCCTGGTTAGTTGCTAATTGGTGCTATAAAGTTCCTTGGTTTGGGGAACTGATATGTACCTGAAATGACACGACCTGACAATGAAAAACGTGAAAAGCCAAGCCAGCCAGCAGAGTCCATGGCTTAGCCTAAAGAATGCAAGGGAAGGAAATGGACAGCCAGCACATTACAAATTCAGAGAAGGCTGGAAGCTGATGTACAGTGAGACTCAGGAGCAACTGGGGTGGGGGAGAAGCAGGGGGAACACCAAAAGAGCCAGGGGATCAGGATTACGTGACTAAACATACATCCAAGAACAGTCTTGTCTCCACTTCCCCAAGTGGAACTGCAGCAGCTATagagctatttaaaaacaaaacaaaacaaaaaacaaataaacaaaaaacttaGCTTCCCAGAGGGATGGTCAAAGTGAAACTTTGTCTCCAAAACACCCTCAGTGTAGTAAGAAGACAGAAAGGACCAGAACCTTTGCAAGTGCAAGGTGTATACCAGTAACTACTCTTTAAGAGGCTCACCATGACATTTTAGCCCCAGAGGGCAGAATTTACTTGTACAGAACCCTTGCAGAGTGTATCCCAGTTACAAAAGCGTTGCTGCTGGTCGAGTGTTCGAAACAAGAAGCCTTCCCGTGAAATACATAAGTCTAGTGTTCTGTGAAGTGAGCCACAGCTACAGGAAGGTCATTGAGACCATCTTCGCTGCTAGTGTTTTAGCTAATCAGCTAGCATGGTACAGCTTATGTTTTCTAGCCTGCCCTGGAGTGTTGCCCAGGTAACCTGCACACTCATACCCCCGATAACATCCATAGCTGCTATAGGTGGGATCGTTTACAGACTAAAGGGGCCTAAGGAATCCCTCACAAATGGAACAGGAGAGACTAAGGGCCTTCTGCCTCAGCCTTTCTAACCCcctaaaacacacagaaaagtagACTATATTCAggacacatttaaaaaaaaaaaaaaaagttgtaacaaTCAGATCACGTCTCTAGAAAGTTAGCCTCACACAAGAAGGAAACCAGGTGGGAAaatccagctgccacagctctcagGATTGGGCCTCCTACACATTTCTTGCCCAAATGATGAGTGTAAGGTGAAAGGGGGAGGGGACTGTCTCCTCACTAGAAAATACCTCATCTTCCCACCATGGTTCTTACTGCTGTGTAATACCTGTAACAGTGCAAAGTCACAACACATACTGCTGGACAAACGCACAGACAGGGCTCAGAACAGTGATGCAGGAACATGAAATGCTGAGAGATGGGATCACCTGGTTGTCATCTAGTGTAAGTAACTACTAAATTATAAAAaggcttctcttttgttttgttcttaaaaaagcTCTTTCCAGTTAAAACAGCCCAATGACATGGAGACCTCTGCATGCAGGGTGGAGGGAGAATGATACTGAGAGAAGTTCCTGCAATGAACCTACAAGCCAAACAAGGAGCCTCACAATGGCGTGCCCATTTGGAGCCACAgcacagcggcagcagcaggtCTACTTAGTGTCCTGCATGTCTCTTCCTACAAGAGCACAGGAACATCCAGCACTACCAAGAATCGCACCAAACAGAGGAAGAGTAGTGTCAGCATGGGGAGGTTCACTCCTCACCAAAGACATGCCATAATTAATCAAACAGGATTTTGTGTGGAGACTTAGCAGAGAGACAGACAAAAACCTATCTCCTTGCAGCTTCCATTTATGAGTTGCAGCCCAACACAGCTGCCCTCAGCACTGTAGGCCAAGCTGCACAGGCTCAAATTACTATTGAAAGCAGCCACAGAAAGCAACAGGCCATAACCAgagaaatttaaaggaaaaggaactCAGATGCACCTATCCAGCCTACTCCTGTACCCACCTTCCTCAGTATTCTTGCTTTCCCTGTATGGAAACATGGGGAAAGAGAGCTAGGATGTACCATGTAACAGCCAAGTGGGTAGAAGAGACAAGGCTACCTCTCCTCCTTGCCCACCATGCGAGGAGTCAGTATGTTCTCTTTAGGTTCAGTGGTTTCACTGTGGGATCAAAATTAGTATGTTTTGACTGAAGTGAAGATCTACTTTAAAAAGAAGGGATTGTCCTGACTTGTTTCTGATTGAAGACTAGAGAGGTTTGTGCCCCCTCTGATCCCATTTAGTGTTTCTGGAGCCTCTTGGTCATCAGTTTGTTCCATTCCACTGCTTTGACCATTCAGAACTGGACCCAGTTGGATTGCTGAGGAGCCTGATTAGGAACAGcactgaaagaaggaaagaaaggacaatCAAAGAAGCAGATCTAATAACAGACTTCCTAACCCATGGCTCTTCCAGTGCCCTTCCAGACTCTGCCCTTCTTATGTGCTGTTCTCTCCACCATAGTTTACCTGGATGCAGCGCTGAAGTCTCCCCAGAGGTCTGTAGTAGCTGGTGCTTTGGACGCAGGTACAGGAGTGCCTAAGTCTAACAGAATACCTAAGGCAGAAAGAGAAGACAAATCTGTCAAAGTaatcaagaagaaaacaaaacaaaaaatcctacaGGCATTTAAATTGTCAACTCACACCACCTCTCCTCCCTGGTAGGTGCAGTGGCACAGCTCCCACCAGAAGAAGGAAGTTGGAGCTGTTACAACAAACTCAGTCCTTAAAAACTCTATTTGCTGAATGTGCACTGAGccttcagctcctgctgcaggggTGCATCATCTTCAAGAACCATCCAGTCCCTACCTATCATACCAATTAATATATTACTCCTCCCAGTAGACATAAGGCTCAGACCCAGCACTATTGGGCACAGCCACCATAACAGTTACCAAACAGGCATCACTACCAGTACAAATCACACAGTGGAGCCCAGCCCTAATCAGAAGGTTGTGGTTTCTTCTCACTCAGATCTGTACATACCACTGCTAAAGTCTCTGCCTTCTCCACACACCTCTGTATGGTCACACTTCTAGTACAACATCTAGAAAGCTTCAGCAACTCTACTTTCATCTCCTCCTTTTAGCCCAATCCCACTGTACTTTGCAACTCTTTCTATTGTGCTCTTTATACTAAAGCTGTCTCTCTCCCTTTTGTAAGCTTGTCAAGAAGTGCTTTTCCTGCATCTCTCAACAACAGCTACAGGCTGATCTATATTCTCCTGTGGAAAGCAAATGACCTGGCAGTGTTTTTCTGGATGCCTCACACAGCTCTGCCAGcgcccaaacaaacaaacacaaggTCAGAAAATCTAAGCATTTAAGTTGCATATCTAACCCCCCCAGATCATTTTGACCAAGCCACTTGGTTTCTCCTTTTGCAAGAATAAGagctaaaatactgttttccctTACAAGGGGAAATGATCAGGTGTTATTGTCAAACAAACATGGAGATCATCAGGTCAAAGGCAGCAAAGCCCTCAGGACACATGATGTCTCACAGGGCTGTTAATTGCACTGTTGACACTGGACTGAACACCAGTTCCCTGAAGCATGCCTCAGTCCCCTCTATGCACCCACTAGTGTCAGACAGACTGATTGCTCTGTGCTAACGTTTACCTGCGCTGTTCATGTTACTGGATTTCAGCACGGGCGGTGGTGTGACATGGTTGGCAATGGCTGTGGAAGAAGTGGGAGGGATGGGAGGGACTGCAATTTTGCCTCCTGGTGGGGGTGGGAGCAGGCTTAGGCCCCCTGATCCAGATGCACGGGGCTTGGCTGCCCCTCCTTTCTTGGTCGTCATGTTCTGTATAAAAAGAGGGGACAAGTGAAGAAGCATCTCAACTGGCAAATCCAAAGAAAGAAGCTGGGGCAACCAGACTTCTTACCCCAATGTTCAGTTTGATGGTCTGTCCTTCCTTGAATCCTAAATCTAATTTGGGACGTGTGTCAGCTTCCTGGGACTCCTTGGAGATCTCAGTCTCCTGCTTCACCCAcctaaaaggaaaagaggaagacaTGAGACCCTATGGCAAAGGAAAACAGGGCTTCAGAAAAATGCATGGTTCCTCCCTCCTGCCAAAGGACTAGCTTGCCTTGTCAGTCTAGCAACTTCACTGCTCCCAAAACAGCACAGCAAAAAGCTCAGACCAcacaaaccccccaaaaccactGCCCAACACCACACCTGTAGCATCACAAGACCCAAGCTTCTGACTTACAGGTCTGACCCTACCAGACCCTCAGCCTGCATGGTGACTGACAGCATCCTCAAGTGTCCCTGATGGAGCCACAGCTGGGCTTCAAGACTATCCCAAAGAAGCCTGTCTTAAATGAACATGCACAGCTGCCTGCTGCATTCCAGAGgccagaggaaaaacagcaccCCAGAAATGCATAACTCACTTGAAGTGATCCTGCAAAGAGACGTTGAAGTCAAATGCATCACCCCGATCCATGAAGCCAATGCCAATGAAAGCACTTCGTCCTAATGGCAAGACAGAAGGGGTCACTGGAAGTGTCTTGCAAAGGTGCTCCCATGTTCATTCACTCTCAAATCCTTCTGCTTCTCCTAAACCACTCTGTGCTACCTCCTTTGacagctctgcagctggacaACACAGGCACATAGCAGTTCATTGTTCCTAGTCTGTAGGATGCACCCTTCATCCCATGTGGCACTCTCCAAAACTGAATCCTCCTTCTCAGCCCCTGGACTCTGTGCAACATGGAGAACCCTCCTCTGCTAACCTTGCCTTCCTACCCCTCCAGGCAGGCTATCCAAGCTTTTCAGCACTCCCAACATCATCTCAATCCACCTGGCATACACTCAGCTTCAGCAGGTTAACTCTCTTCCACCCCCAGCACTCAGGCCGTGCATTACCCCTTGACTCACCAGTCCCATTCTGAATCCGAATGACAAAATAGCGGCTGGAATCTGTCACAGTCTCCACTGCAATGCCAGGGTATTGGTCTATGGGAGCCTGAGCAAAAAGCTCCCCTACAGACAAAGAATCAGGTGTTAATGAGAGCAACCTCTTTCTAAACAGAGGTTTCTAAATCTTTCTTTCTAAAACTTGGTTGGGGCTGCCACGCACAGCTCCCAGCTGACTTAGAAGCACAGGCTCATAAGTAGCAAGAACACTTACAATGTTGACAAGCCACACCCCTTCCCTTACCTGAAACCTTATCCTCTAGTTTTATGTATGCAGTTTTGCCTTTGGAGGTCACACGAAGTCGCCCTGTCCAATCTGGATGGTCCAGTTTCCAGTCAGAAGCCCTGAAAAGAGCAGCAACCATTCACTGACAGTACCTCAACATTTACATTTCTGCCCAAACAGCTCAGCTAAAACCTCTGTTCCCAAGCCTTCATCACATTCAGTTGCCTTATTCCACTTCTCTCTCCCCACAAAGTGTGGGAGTCTGCTCCTCTCCATCGTAGGGTTAGCTCCTCATTGAGGGTCTCAGCTCCTCTCTATTGCTACCAGTGTACACAGAAGACTCAGAAtagcctttctttcctttggataAAGGAATGTAGATACAGTCCAGATAAGATCAACTCCCTGTCTTTACCTTCATAAACCTGCAGAAGAAGAGAGACTGAAACCCTAGAACTCAGCTGGAAGAGTAAACCTAAAAGGGACTAATAAGCAACTAGTGCGCATCAGAAAGACCTAGAAAATTTATAGCATGCTGAAAAGCCACTTCGTTATTTTACCCCATTGTTGTAAAATGTATCAATATCAAGTACCTCTGAAACTAGAGGCAGCTTGTTTACACTCGGTAAGGCACCATACACACAAGCATACACATCACCTTATTTGGCCCATCAACTTACTTGCTACAAAAGGTTGGGGGGAGGGGTCAATTCGACAGGATTCTACAGTCAGAACCAAACCTTTGTGTCCAGGAATAGCATGAACACCAGTAACACTTCAGCAAGATAAAGCAAATACTACTGACACCATTAGTGTTTCAGAGCGTATAATCTCTCCaggaactccatggaaacagctcAAAGTCACATTCCGCTGGTTTTTGCTAAAGACAGAGAAGTCATTTGTAACTCCTGGCCcggcatttttttttatatatatattttttaaagagtcACAATCAACTCCTCCTGGCTTCCACCCAAGCCACTCCAAGATCCAGTGGGCCCAATTCAACCTTTAGTTATACCACATCAGACTTGTGCCTCAGGGATAGAGAAAATATAATTGAGGGCAGAAGTTAGTTTTGACTAAAAAAAGCACAGCAAGTGATTTACACATTTGTGTCCTGTGTGAGATTAACTAGTTAATCCCCATTCCTCTACAGCATAGGAGAGGATACTCTTGGTTTTAGGCACAGAGAACATACAGCAAATTTGATACAGATCTATCAGAAACATCAGGTACATCATCTGTAGCTGAAGTTAGTGAAATTGCAGGTGCCTAAGGCCTCAGAAAGCCTGCTCGACTTGCTTAATGCCAAAGAGAAGACAGGTAGTTCAGCAGGCAATAGTGCATACAAGCCTCTGCCTCCCAAACCTCTGTTTATTTACACAGAATGGATTGCGCTGACTGAGCAATTCTGCAGGAGTGCCTGAGCCAGCACACTCTGCCAGAGCTGCACCAGCTCTGCAGCGACAATATGGAGCGTGTGTGTGGGAGAAATACATCTACCACCAGAGAAAGCAGCTATGGTATGACTCAGAGCACACACAAGGACAGATCTGTGGAGTAAGAGGAGGCCATTTTTATAAATTCACCTCTTCTTTGATCCAGGCTGCAAACTCATCACAATACAGGGCATGGGCATCACAAAGCAAAACCAAGAGGTCTAAGGCCACAGCTCCAGACCCTGGCTatgcagcaaaaagaaatgatGGCAGCTCAGTGCACAACTGCACCCCCTTTTCACTCCACAACGGCACAAGCAGCCCACACCTCCCCTCAGCAACACTTCTCCCACCCCAGTTTTAGCACCATCACGAGGTGCTGGCATCCTGCAGCACAAGCAAGACGCTGCTGCACAGGCACTGCCACCTATTCCAGCCACCGGCCCCCAGCGAGGACACCTCTCCCCACCTCAGCGAAACACCCACCTGCTCCAGGGCCACCCTTCAAACCCCTGGGCAGCACAGAGAGGGGATGAAGGACAGCGCTGCAGCCGATACTGCCCCAGGAAGCCCCTGAGCGCAGCCGCGCTCCCCATGGCAGCCatggcggggcggagcggagcgcagAGCTCCCTGCTCAAGCACAGACCACCCGGCCTCGGCCATAGCTCCTCGGCACCATgcgcttccccccctccccccccccttaccTGTATCCACGGTTGGAGGTGCGCGGCGGGATGCGGTACACGTTAACATCAGACTTCACGCAGAGAACAGACTCATACTCCAGCTCAGCTGTCGCCGCCATCTCAGATATGAACCCCAATCACCCCAGCAGGCACTGGCGGGTGGGGAGCCTAATAACTGGGAACGCTTCCGACCGCCATGTTTGCTGAGGGCAGACGTTGTCACAGGAGAGCGAGCGTGGCCATGTTGCAATCAGGCAACGCTAAAAGCGTGGCGGAAGTCATCATGGATCCTGGCAGCAAAACGCTAGGGCGGGGGAGGGGAAGTGGCCATATTAGAACAGTTTCTGACAAAACAATACGGCGGGCGCCATCTTGGATCCTGGCAGTTTCCACGGGGGCTTGGCATGGCCATATTTGATTCGGGCTGATGAAGTCGTGTCGAGCGCCATCCGGAATCCTGCCGGCTTCCCTTTCGCTTGGATACCGGAATGGCGCGGAAAAGCAGCCATGTTGGAAGTGGGCAGAGTGAAGCGGGCGGCTACCGGAAGCCATGCTGCGTGCTGCCGTGGCCGTCCTGGCTGCAGGGGCCGGTTGCGCTGGCCCAGGTGCTAATGGCTCCGGTGGAGGGCACGGTATGGGGCTGGATGCTCGGCCCTCCTGGGCCCTCTTGGACTCTGCGCCTAGTGTATGTGTGTGAGCAGCCAGCCCAGCCTCTCCAGGCACAGGGCAGCCCCAGGAAGGGCGAGGGCTGCTTCCTGCATGCCTCATGCCCAGGGCAAGACCAACTTTGCACTTCCAAACCAAAGTGACACCAAGCAGAAGCTTACGATGTCATGCCACATGCTGGAAAGCCACCACTCAGGCCATGTCAAAACTTGCAGTTGGGTTTTGTGCTTTCATGTATTTGGTGGTCTTTTAGTTTTCTGAATGTTCTGAGTACTGTTTTGGGTGCTTTGCcttctttcctttgtgttttcttctctgcagcCTTAGGTCAAAAAGTTGGATTTTAGGGGAAAAAGGATTTTTGTGTACTCTGTGGTTCTGGGACCAAGAAGCCTTTGGTAAAACAGCAAACCAAAGAGAAAGTGCAACACAAACCATTATAAGTTTTCCAGCTAAAACTGGTGAAAGTACATGTTAAGTAAAGGTTAATTTTGGAGGTATGACTTTCCAGAAATGTGGCTAATGTAAGTATATAAAtactaatttatttattaaatataatagGATAAATACTAGTAGCATTTAGACTGCAGTTTTTTAGTAGTCACTGACTTCCCAGTGGAAGCTGGTGCTGAAGTCTACTGCTGTGCAGTTGCTTGTGGCTGACTCTAAATTTTGACCCTgaagactgggaaaaaaaggggTAAGGCAAGTTATGAACAAAGTTACCTTTGTCCACCCAGCCTGGGACAGACATAACATGGGCTAATTGTGCTAGGAAGTAATTTAAGCAATCTGTGGAACACTGAGTGAGCTTAGTTTATTGCTGAGGGTAGCGCAAAGTGAATGAAACAGCACTGAGTttggagaatgattttttttctggtatgtgtggcagacagatgagtgaacttttgccttaaacatttcttggtacataaggtgcaagcaaaccaaaaccccgaacaagccatctgttcccagtggaaacaggactgagctgctgcgacccctgaaatggtctccctgcgaccatgcgggacacaccgagcctgcgctgaaccggaccacgattggacagagactttgggacctgaactgcaaattactgctgcttaacacaacttttataaaacttgcttagccgcactccctagttcagtgagaaagggccccagagctggtgcagactggaaagataagggagttacaagcagtttgcattcctatgcttcacactccgggagggaggatgtcaaggctttgaaataaggcctgcttgggcgccaggaccctgggaaacaaagcctcccctcactgctgaaaaagtgttaattagggggggtctggattatatcctcctcgtcaggaccttggaagataacacctactgtcactgctggggcagtgctaattgctggaacaacacctgtttgtcagggccctgagaaagaagggcagaacccgaggaatcaacacatttgtcagcagaaaccgcaacagtaaagataagggagaaaagcagcctgcctgggaacaacgatgagacccaatagggagcaggagaccccagacccaaaaattactattggtctgaactaccacgtgaggggtgggaaacttaatttgaaaaagctataattgcccagggatttctttgttcagggt from Dromaius novaehollandiae isolate bDroNov1 chromosome 1, bDroNov1.hap1, whole genome shotgun sequence encodes the following:
- the NECAP1 gene encoding adaptin ear-binding coat-associated protein 1 isoform X1, translating into MAAMGSAAALRGFLGQYRLQRCPSSPLCAAQGFEGWPWSRASDWKLDHPDWTGRLRVTSKGKTAYIKLEDKVSGELFAQAPIDQYPGIAVETVTDSSRYFVIRIQNGTGRSAFIGIGFMDRGDAFDFNVSLQDHFKWVKQETEISKESQEADTRPKLDLGFKEGQTIKLNIGNMTTKKGGAAKPRASGSGGLSLLPPPPGGKIAVPPIPPTSSTAIANHVTPPPVLKSSNMNSAGILLDLGTPVPASKAPATTDLWGDFSAASSAVPNQAPQQSNWVQF
- the NECAP1 gene encoding adaptin ear-binding coat-associated protein 1 isoform X2 is translated as MAATAELEYESVLCVKSDVNVYRIPPRTSNRGYRASDWKLDHPDWTGRLRVTSKGKTAYIKLEDKVSGELFAQAPIDQYPGIAVETVTDSSRYFVIRIQNGTGRSAFIGIGFMDRGDAFDFNVSLQDHFKWVKQETEISKESQEADTRPKLDLGFKEGQTIKLNIGNMTTKKGGAAKPRASGSGGLSLLPPPPGGKIAVPPIPPTSSTAIANHVTPPPVLKSSNMNSAGILLDLGTPVPASKAPATTDLWGDFSAASSAVPNQAPQQSNWVQF